From the Pseudarthrobacter sp. MM222 genome, one window contains:
- a CDS encoding erythromycin esterase family protein, with protein MSPSVPKASVLAQIHALARPLRTDQDFNGLVRRAVESRYVAIGEASHGTHEFYTWRDTLSRRLIAEEGYNWIGVEGDWPDCWRINRWVRGWTGQEQGVHALLAGFERWPRWMWANEEVASFLDWLRGWNLSRPRSQRVGFYGLDVYSLWDSLREIIGWLEGNEPEAVPTALRAWQCFVPHHEDPHEYARSARLVPQSCEADVVALLAEVRNRAFPPGDQNEQAFDAIQNAEVAANAEHYYRTMVRGDRQSWNIRDHHMADTVDRLSTHLGAESKGIIWEHNTHIGDARATDMAQEGLVNLGQLLRERHAAEGVMLVGFASHRGEVIAAGSWGSPERILPLPPARPGSHEDFLHEALGVPSVLDFGEDRTGPWLSSRFGHRAIGVVYDPQREPRNYVPTVMGDRYDALVWLEHTAALRPLRHEGPPRHAEFETEPTGF; from the coding sequence ATGAGTCCCTCGGTCCCGAAGGCCTCGGTGCTGGCACAGATCCACGCCCTCGCCCGTCCGCTCCGGACTGACCAGGACTTCAACGGGCTCGTCCGCCGCGCTGTTGAGAGCCGCTACGTCGCCATAGGCGAGGCCTCCCACGGCACGCACGAGTTCTACACCTGGCGCGATACCTTGAGCCGGCGTCTCATCGCGGAAGAGGGCTACAACTGGATCGGGGTCGAGGGGGACTGGCCGGACTGCTGGCGGATCAATCGTTGGGTCCGGGGCTGGACCGGGCAGGAGCAGGGCGTCCACGCCCTGCTCGCGGGGTTTGAACGGTGGCCCAGGTGGATGTGGGCGAATGAGGAAGTGGCGTCGTTCCTGGACTGGCTGCGCGGCTGGAATCTTAGCCGTCCGAGAAGTCAACGGGTCGGCTTCTACGGACTTGACGTCTATTCGCTCTGGGATTCGCTCCGGGAGATCATCGGCTGGCTGGAGGGGAATGAGCCGGAGGCCGTTCCCACCGCCCTGCGGGCATGGCAATGCTTCGTGCCGCACCACGAGGACCCGCACGAGTACGCCCGGAGCGCGCGGCTGGTGCCGCAGTCCTGCGAGGCTGACGTCGTCGCCCTCCTTGCCGAGGTCAGGAACCGGGCGTTTCCGCCAGGAGACCAGAACGAACAAGCCTTCGATGCCATCCAGAACGCCGAGGTTGCCGCGAACGCGGAGCACTACTACCGGACCATGGTCCGCGGTGACCGGCAGTCCTGGAACATTCGGGACCACCATATGGCTGACACCGTCGACCGGCTCAGCACGCACCTCGGCGCGGAATCCAAGGGCATCATCTGGGAACACAACACGCACATCGGGGACGCGCGGGCCACGGACATGGCCCAGGAGGGACTGGTCAACCTGGGGCAGCTGCTGCGCGAGCGGCACGCCGCGGAGGGCGTAATGCTGGTGGGCTTCGCCTCCCATCGAGGCGAGGTCATCGCTGCCGGCAGTTGGGGCAGCCCCGAGCGGATCCTGCCCCTGCCCCCGGCGCGGCCCGGCAGCCACGAGGACTTCCTGCACGAGGCGCTGGGCGTGCCGTCGGTGCTGGACTTCGGCGAAGACAGGACCGGGCCGTGGCTCTCCAGCCGGTTCGGCCACCGCGCGATTGGCGTGGTCTACGATCCGCAGCGGGAACCCCGCAATTACGTCCCCACAGTGATGGGTGACCGCTACGACGCGCTGGTCTGGCTCGAGCACACCGCAGCCCTGCGCCCACTGCGCCACGAAGGACCCCCGCGGCACGCCGAATTCGAGACCGAACCCACGGGGTTCTAG